In Desulfobacterales bacterium, one DNA window encodes the following:
- a CDS encoding YibE/F family protein, whose translation MISRYKIIEHLGLKNIPKADIIFVLICLAICIILIFMPSGFEGAKDTNGVSVPSEVINVDNSQIHVIGLIKTGEQIVTIKILKGEYKGRVVETINHFLGKLDLDKFYVIGDKVFTVIEKDEKGDIFNAKIIDRYRLNIEAILVGIFILFLLFYAGWTGFKALVSFFFTALIIWKVLLPGYLKYYPPILFSIIVVGILTWVIIFLVAGFTKKGFVAFLGAFSGVLLTCLLSILFGKLFVIPGEIKPFAETLLYTGFIRLNLSDIFLAGVFIASSGAVMDIAMDISASMSEIINQKPEIKAKELILSGFAVGKSVVGTMTTTLLLAYSGGYSTLLMIFIAQGIPISNILNIQYVSAEIMYTVVGSFGLVAVAPLTAMIGGFIYVRFR comes from the coding sequence ATGATTAGTCGTTATAAAATAATTGAACATTTAGGATTAAAAAATATTCCAAAAGCAGATATAATTTTTGTGCTTATCTGTTTAGCTATTTGCATTATACTTATTTTTATGCCATCTGGATTCGAAGGCGCTAAAGATACAAATGGTGTATCTGTCCCGTCTGAAGTCATTAATGTTGATAATAGTCAAATACATGTTATTGGATTAATAAAAACAGGAGAACAAATAGTAACGATAAAAATATTAAAAGGCGAATATAAAGGCAGAGTTGTTGAAACAATTAACCATTTTTTAGGAAAACTGGATTTAGATAAATTTTATGTTATTGGTGATAAAGTTTTTACAGTCATTGAAAAGGATGAAAAAGGAGATATTTTTAACGCAAAAATAATTGATCGTTATCGGCTAAATATTGAGGCTATTCTTGTAGGTATATTTATTCTATTCCTCCTATTTTATGCAGGATGGACAGGGTTTAAAGCGTTAGTTTCTTTTTTCTTTACAGCTTTAATTATTTGGAAAGTCTTACTTCCAGGATATTTAAAATATTATCCTCCTATACTTTTTTCTATTATTGTCGTTGGAATTTTAACATGGGTTATTATTTTTTTAGTAGCGGGTTTTACAAAAAAAGGTTTTGTAGCATTTTTGGGGGCATTTTCAGGTGTATTGCTTACTTGTTTGCTTTCTATTTTGTTCGGAAAATTGTTTGTTATACCAGGAGAGATAAAACCTTTTGCAGAAACATTGCTTTATACAGGTTTCATTCGTTTAAATCTTTCAGATATTTTTCTTGCTGGAGTATTTATAGCATCATCTGGAGCTGTTATGGATATTGCTATGGATATTTCCGCTTCTATGTCTGAAATCATAAACCAAAAACCAGAAATTAAAGCTAAGGAACTAATACTATCAGGATTTGCTGTTGGCAAATCTGTAGTAGGAACAATGACTACAACTCTTCTTTTAGCTTATTCTGGCGGTTATTCTACTCTTTTAATGATATTTATTGCCCAGGGAATACCTATTTCTAATATATTGAATATTCAATATGTATCAGCTGAAATAATGTATACCGTAGTTGGAAGTTTTGGACTTGTGGCGGTCGCGCCTCTGACTGCCATGATTGGAGGATTTATTTACGTTCGATTTCGTTGA
- a CDS encoding alkaline phosphatase: MRFKKCNLTLLVLFLSLLFLAIEAGAMGSRGPDIKTGPVYNDYQGKGSAKYVFLFIGDGMGLPQVSSTEIYASALKENKYPDAPRSLCFTKFPAQGITTTHDASSFITDSASAGTAIATGNKTLNGVISMDVDKKINYPSIAKKAKEMGMKVGIVSSVSIDHATPAVFYSNVPSRKMMYEIALQLVDSGFDYFGGGGIVDPDGKKSKMENKPGNVFEYAKSKGYKVVTTNEEFNNIQQNTGKVWAITDVIADDQAMLYDMDRSKENLSLADFTKKGIELIDNPKGFFMMVEGGKIDWACHANDAMGAIKDVFAFDDAVKIAVEFANKHPNETLIVVTGDHECGGMTVGFAGTKYNTFFKKLEHQKISYVKFDEILNEFKTNNPSAEFNDILPMINQYFGLTTNGDKSEMDLNEYELKLLKEAFAETMKTKENTSKEESYLLYGGYEPLTVTITHILNRKAGIGWTTYSHTGVPVPTYAMGIGQDIFDGYYDNTDIYKKIASVMKIR, encoded by the coding sequence ATGAGATTCAAAAAATGCAATTTAACTTTATTAGTATTATTCCTTTCATTACTTTTTTTAGCTATAGAAGCCGGTGCAATGGGTTCACGAGGACCAGACATAAAAACAGGTCCTGTCTATAACGATTATCAAGGAAAAGGTAGCGCAAAATATGTATTTTTATTTATCGGGGATGGAATGGGTTTACCTCAAGTTTCAAGCACCGAAATATATGCAAGTGCATTAAAAGAAAATAAATATCCAGATGCTCCAAGATCTCTTTGTTTTACGAAATTTCCAGCTCAAGGCATTACCACTACACACGATGCAAGTTCTTTTATCACTGACTCAGCTTCAGCAGGAACAGCTATTGCTACAGGAAATAAAACTTTAAATGGTGTTATTTCAATGGACGTCGACAAGAAAATTAACTATCCGTCTATTGCAAAAAAGGCTAAAGAAATGGGCATGAAAGTGGGTATTGTTTCGAGTGTTTCAATTGACCATGCAACTCCAGCTGTTTTTTATTCAAACGTTCCTTCACGAAAAATGATGTATGAAATAGCGCTTCAGTTGGTTGACAGTGGTTTTGATTATTTTGGAGGAGGAGGTATAGTTGACCCGGATGGAAAGAAAAGTAAAATGGAAAATAAACCCGGTAATGTTTTTGAATATGCTAAAAGTAAAGGATATAAAGTTGTAACCACAAATGAAGAATTTAATAATATTCAACAAAATACAGGAAAAGTATGGGCTATCACTGACGTAATTGCCGATGATCAAGCTATGTTATATGACATGGACAGATCAAAAGAAAATCTTTCTTTAGCCGATTTTACAAAAAAAGGTATTGAACTCATTGATAATCCTAAAGGTTTTTTTATGATGGTTGAGGGTGGTAAAATTGACTGGGCGTGCCATGCGAATGATGCTATGGGAGCAATTAAAGATGTATTTGCATTTGACGATGCTGTAAAGATAGCTGTTGAATTTGCCAATAAACATCCAAATGAAACACTTATTGTTGTAACTGGAGATCATGAATGTGGTGGAATGACGGTTGGTTTTGCAGGAACAAAATATAATACTTTTTTCAAAAAACTTGAGCATCAAAAAATTTCTTACGTTAAATTTGATGAAATTCTCAATGAATTTAAAACAAATAATCCATCAGCTGAATTTAACGATATTCTTCCAATGATTAATCAGTATTTTGGATTAACAACAAATGGTGATAAATCTGAAATGGATTTAAATGAATATGAGTTGAAACTTTTAAAAGAAGCTTTTGCAGAAACAATGAAAACTAAAGAAAATACATCTAAGGAAGAAAGCTATCTACTTTATGGCGGATATGAACCTCTTACTGTTACAATTACTCATATTCTTAATAGAAAAGCAGGTATAGGCTGGACGACTTATTCCCATACGGGTGTTCCTGTTCCTACTTATGCTATGGGTATAGGTCAAGATATATTTGATGGATACTATGATAATACAGATATTTATAAAAAAATAGCATCAGTAATGAAAATTAGATAA